TTCACAAGTACATTATGTAAATTCTGAAGAGACCTTACTTGTACGTGGTGGCTTTAATAATATTATAAAAGCCACTGTTGTTCATAGATCTAGTTCTGGATTTTTTTATATTTTACCACACTCTATTTCTGAGCTTAAACAAAAAGAATCAGATCTTAAAAATAAACAAGAAGAAGTTTTACTAAAAGTTTGTAAAAGTATCTCTTCAACTTTTGAAAAGAATTTATTATTTCTTAGATTTATTAATAAAGAGTTTGACAGAATTGACCACTATTTAGCAAGATTATTTTTTGCAAAGATTGATGACAAGAATTTTATTATTCCTTCAAAAAATGGCAAAAATGTCTTAAAAGAGTTTGTTCATCCTGCACTTCATGGTGGAAAACCTATCTCTATTGATTTTTCAAAATCAGTTATTATGATTACGGGGGTAAATGCAGGTGGAAAGACAATGATGCTTAAATCAATTCTTTCAGCTGTACTTATGTCAAAGTATTTGATACCTTATAAGGCAAATGAAAACTCTTCTATTGGTTATTTTAAAAATGCTTTAGCAGTTTTAGATGATCCTCAAAGTGTTAAAAATGATATTTCTACTTTTGCTGGACGAATGGTAGAATTTTCTAAACTGTTTACCCAAAGAGATGTAATAGTTGGAGTTGATGAAATTGAACTTGGAACAGATTCAGATGAAGCAGCGAGTTTGTTTAAAGTAATCATTGAAGAATTGATTGATAAAAATATAAAAATCATAATCACAACTCACCATAAAAGGTTGGCTGCTCTTATGGCTGCTAATGATAAAGTTGAACTTATAGCTGCTATTTATGATGAAGCGAACCAAAGACCAACTTATGACTTCTTACAAGGAACAATAGGGCGTTCATATGCTTTTGAAACAGCACAAAGATATGGAATACCAATAAATGTAGTTAAAAAAGCAAAAGAAGTTTATGGTGATGACCAAGATAGATTAAATGAATTAATTGAACGAAGTAGTGCTTTAGAGATGGAGTATCAACAAAAAATAGCTAAATTAGATATGGAAATTGATAAACATCAAAAATTAAACAAAAATTTAAAAGAAGCAAAACAAGAGCTTGATGATCATATAAATGTAGAAAAATCAAAACTTCACAAAGAGTATAAGGACGCTAGAGATGAAGCTAAAAAAGCTATAAAAGCTAAAATATACCAAGAGTCTCATCAACACTTAAACATTGCACATAAAAAAGTAAAAGAGATAACAGTAGAAAAAGTAGAAGAAAATTATAATTTCAAAGAAAAAGATAGGGTAAAATATAAAAGCTCAAAAGGTGAAATAATATCTGTAAGAGGCAAAAAAGCTTTAATCTTAACAGATGCAGGAATGAGACTACATGTAAATGTAGATGAATTAAGACCTTCAGGAAATGAAGTTAAAGCAAAAATTAAAAAGAAGACTACAATAAGTGTAGAAAAACCTCAAGGTGGACATGTAAATATTGATTTACATGGTTTAAGAGGTGATGAAGCTGTTGAAAAACTTGATAAGTTTATTTCTGATTGTTTGATTTCTGGCTTTGATGAAGTTTTAGTTTATCATGGAATTGGTACTGGAAAATTATCTAAAATAGTAAAAGACTTTTTAATCAAACATCCAAATGTAAAATCATTTACAGATGCTCACCCAAGTCAAGGTGGATTTGGTGCGAAGGTTGTAAAATTATAGAAAAGGTAATAGGCATGGATAAAGAACTTGAGAGCATACAAAAGTTTTATGATGTGATAATAGAGTTTTTTGTTAATTATAGTTTCCAATTAATTGGTGCAATAATTATTTTTCTTTTAGGTTGGTATGTTGCAAATAAAGTTTCTGCTTTCGTTAAGAAAATCTGTGATAAAAATGAATTAGATGTTACTTTAACTAAGTTTGTTGTAAATATTATTAAGTTTTCCATCATTATTGGTGTGGCTATAGTGGCAGTTGGAAAACTTGGAATTACTCTTACTCCTTTTATTGCTGGTATTGGTGCTGCATCTTTAGGTGCTGGGTTAGCTTTACAAGGAACACTTTCAAACTATGGTGCAGGGCTTTCTATAATCATAGGTCGTCCTTTTATTGTGGGGAATACTATTAGTGTAGATGGAGTTTTTGGTGTAGTAGAAGAGATAAGATTAACACACACTATTTTATCAACTGAAGATGCTGAACAAATAACAATTCCAAATAAACATATTATAGGTGAAATATTAGTTAACTCTTTTGAGTATAGAATAGTTGAATCTGTTGTTGGTATTGATTATAATTCTAAACCAGAAGAAGCAATCTCTCTTATTGAAAATATTTTAAATCAATTTGATGCAGAAGTTATTTCAAAAGAGGCTAAAGCTCAAGTTGGAATTAAAGAGTTTGGTGATTTTTCTATAAATATAGAACTAAGATATTGGGCTCATACAAAACATTTTTTTGAGACTCAGTACAAAGTAAATCTTGCTATTTTTAATGCTTTAAAAGAAAACAATATCAATATTCCTTTTCCAACTTACAATATCAAGAAGTAGTTTTAACTACTTCTTTTTTATATCTAT
This portion of the Arcobacter nitrofigilis DSM 7299 genome encodes:
- a CDS encoding mechanosensitive ion channel family protein, which produces MDKELESIQKFYDVIIEFFVNYSFQLIGAIIIFLLGWYVANKVSAFVKKICDKNELDVTLTKFVVNIIKFSIIIGVAIVAVGKLGITLTPFIAGIGAASLGAGLALQGTLSNYGAGLSIIIGRPFIVGNTISVDGVFGVVEEIRLTHTILSTEDAEQITIPNKHIIGEILVNSFEYRIVESVVGIDYNSKPEEAISLIENILNQFDAEVISKEAKAQVGIKEFGDFSINIELRYWAHTKHFFETQYKVNLAIFNALKENNINIPFPTYNIKK
- a CDS encoding endonuclease MutS2; protein product: MQEIFKKLDLEEYLLKFSKLLAREKPIVLEGDINLHYKLINELSKYELKEPEKVENLDEKLIHIQKQGILRVEDVYEFIKIIKYFLYLKRFTFEGKLAEWIDKVSVPSDIEKVVDFFDTKGNFKEGIDKDLDMIKDALYRNKESIKQALHKSINNSKLRPYLIDSQVHYVNSEETLLVRGGFNNIIKATVVHRSSSGFFYILPHSISELKQKESDLKNKQEEVLLKVCKSISSTFEKNLLFLRFINKEFDRIDHYLARLFFAKIDDKNFIIPSKNGKNVLKEFVHPALHGGKPISIDFSKSVIMITGVNAGGKTMMLKSILSAVLMSKYLIPYKANENSSIGYFKNALAVLDDPQSVKNDISTFAGRMVEFSKLFTQRDVIVGVDEIELGTDSDEAASLFKVIIEELIDKNIKIIITTHHKRLAALMAANDKVELIAAIYDEANQRPTYDFLQGTIGRSYAFETAQRYGIPINVVKKAKEVYGDDQDRLNELIERSSALEMEYQQKIAKLDMEIDKHQKLNKNLKEAKQELDDHINVEKSKLHKEYKDARDEAKKAIKAKIYQESHQHLNIAHKKVKEITVEKVEENYNFKEKDRVKYKSSKGEIISVRGKKALILTDAGMRLHVNVDELRPSGNEVKAKIKKKTTISVEKPQGGHVNIDLHGLRGDEAVEKLDKFISDCLISGFDEVLVYHGIGTGKLSKIVKDFLIKHPNVKSFTDAHPSQGGFGAKVVKL